A portion of the Manihot esculenta cultivar AM560-2 chromosome 2, M.esculenta_v8, whole genome shotgun sequence genome contains these proteins:
- the LOC110603518 gene encoding uncharacterized protein LOC110603518 isoform X2, producing MAIDLHNKDSLLLPPPQSLFFTDQSSNTLSGNNSKYLSQAWSSCFSSSDFGFSLSSPVESELGSTESECDQDDDYFSELTRQMSHYMLQDDENRHANEAWSFAGSPQSTKWSTLGASQEEVLTTGKFGNLKLNGEKLGYNNSERFAGTSLEPASVPLAMRKPRNPNIEIHSKQALIDYQIRAIQLYKLRQEQIMKQKQESLYWGKQASGYSHLEHEKQEARPFHQSKGRTCGGFGNRQKVSWANLQHHRTGSEMTAVFLGDSGSRSGSCGTGVFLPRGIGNTCESRKKRDALMGDVRNGLRIQKKSQYRAVPAKKQEMCLPQEWTY from the exons ATGGCCATTGACCTACACAACAAAGATTCATTATTGCTTCCACCTCCTCAGTCTCTGTTTTTCACTGATCAGAGCAGCAATACTCTCTCAGGGAACAACAGCAAATACCTCAGCCAAGCCTGGTCTTCTTGCTTTAGTTCCTCTGATTTTGGTTTTTCTTTGAGTTCACCTGTTGAGTCAGAACTTGGTTCCACTGAATCAGAGTGTGACCAAGACGACGATTACTTCTCTGAGTTGACTCGCCAAATGTCTCACTACATGCTCCAAGATGATGAGAACAGACACGCAAATGAG GCATGGAGTTTCGCTGGTTCGCCTCAATCAACGAAATGGTCTACGTTGGGGGCGAGCCAAGAAGAGGTACTCACGACAGGGAAGTTTGGGAACTTGAAGTtgaatggggaaaaactcgggTATAACAATAGTGAAAGATTTGCAGGTACCTCACTTGAACCTGCTTCGGTACCTTTAGCCATGAGGAAACCCAGAAACCCAAACATTGAGATTCATTCTAAGCAAGCTCTAATTGATTACCAAATACGGGCTATTCAG TTGTATAAGCTTAGGCAAGAGCAGATTATGAAGCAAAAGCAGGAGTCTCTGTATTGGGGAAAACAAGCGAGTGGGTATAGTCACCTTGAGCATGAAAAACAAGAAGCCAGACCATTTCATCAAAGCAAAGGGAGAACTTGTGGTGGCTTTGGAAATAGACAAAAAGTTTCATGGGCTAATCTGCAACACCATAGAACCGGTTCAGAAATGACAGCAGTTTTCCTTGGTGACTCCGGTTCAAGAAGTGGTTCTTGTGGGACTGGGGTGTTCTTGCCTAGAGGAATCGGAAATACTTGCGAGTCACGCAAGAAACGAG ATGCTTTAATGGGTGATGTGAGGAATGGCCTGCGCATCCAGAAAAAGAGCCAGTACCGGGCGGTGCCGGCAAAGAAGCAAGAGATGTGTCTGCCTCAGGAATGGACATATTGA
- the LOC110603518 gene encoding uncharacterized protein LOC110603518 isoform X1 — MAIDLHNKDSLLLPPPQSLFFTDQSSNTLSGNNSKYLSQAWSSCFSSSDFGFSLSSPVESELGSTESECDQDDDYFSELTRQMSHYMLQDDENRHANEAWSFAGSPQSTKWSTLGASQEEVLTTGKFGNLKLNGEKLGYNNSERFAGTSLEPASVPLAMRKPRNPNIEIHSKQALIDYQIRAIQLYKLRQEQIMKQKQESLYWGKQASGYSHLEHEKQEARPFHQSKGRTCGGFGNRQKVSWANLQHHRTGSEMTAVFLGDSGSRSGSCGTGVFLPRGIGNTCESRKKRGCPTVLIPARVVQALKLHSDKMGTDSTSNTPTFPLQHDALMGDVRNGLRIQKKSQYRAVPAKKQEMCLPQEWTY, encoded by the exons ATGGCCATTGACCTACACAACAAAGATTCATTATTGCTTCCACCTCCTCAGTCTCTGTTTTTCACTGATCAGAGCAGCAATACTCTCTCAGGGAACAACAGCAAATACCTCAGCCAAGCCTGGTCTTCTTGCTTTAGTTCCTCTGATTTTGGTTTTTCTTTGAGTTCACCTGTTGAGTCAGAACTTGGTTCCACTGAATCAGAGTGTGACCAAGACGACGATTACTTCTCTGAGTTGACTCGCCAAATGTCTCACTACATGCTCCAAGATGATGAGAACAGACACGCAAATGAG GCATGGAGTTTCGCTGGTTCGCCTCAATCAACGAAATGGTCTACGTTGGGGGCGAGCCAAGAAGAGGTACTCACGACAGGGAAGTTTGGGAACTTGAAGTtgaatggggaaaaactcgggTATAACAATAGTGAAAGATTTGCAGGTACCTCACTTGAACCTGCTTCGGTACCTTTAGCCATGAGGAAACCCAGAAACCCAAACATTGAGATTCATTCTAAGCAAGCTCTAATTGATTACCAAATACGGGCTATTCAG TTGTATAAGCTTAGGCAAGAGCAGATTATGAAGCAAAAGCAGGAGTCTCTGTATTGGGGAAAACAAGCGAGTGGGTATAGTCACCTTGAGCATGAAAAACAAGAAGCCAGACCATTTCATCAAAGCAAAGGGAGAACTTGTGGTGGCTTTGGAAATAGACAAAAAGTTTCATGGGCTAATCTGCAACACCATAGAACCGGTTCAGAAATGACAGCAGTTTTCCTTGGTGACTCCGGTTCAAGAAGTGGTTCTTGTGGGACTGGGGTGTTCTTGCCTAGAGGAATCGGAAATACTTGCGAGTCACGCAAGAAACGAG GGTGTCCCACTGTTCTTATACCAGCAAGAGTGGTTCAAGCCCTAAAGCTTCACTCTGACAAAATGGGCACTGATTCAACATCCAATACGCCTACTTTCCCTCTTCAACATG ATGCTTTAATGGGTGATGTGAGGAATGGCCTGCGCATCCAGAAAAAGAGCCAGTACCGGGCGGTGCCGGCAAAGAAGCAAGAGATGTGTCTGCCTCAGGAATGGACATATTGA
- the LOC110608751 gene encoding glutathione S-transferase U7 yields MAEEVKLLGLWASPYSLRVELVLKLKGIQYQYIEEDLFNKSPLLLKSNPVHKKIPVLIHNGKPIAESLVILEYIDETWKNNPILPENPYDRAIARFWAKFIDEKIVQTASKFRSANEEEKEQILEELGEQLKVIEKELEGKEFFGGESIGYVDVVAFLLVYSFQVRQEVMQKDWINEEKFPVLCKWMGKLHEIDVVNQCLPPKDKHYAYLRARIEAAKSASK; encoded by the exons ATGGCAGAAGAAGTGAAGCTACTTGGGTTATGGGCTAGTCCTTATAGTCTCAGAGTAGAACTAGTCCTGAAGCTAAAAGGCATACAATATCAGTACATAGAAGAAGATCTCTTCAACAAGAGTCCTTTGCTTCTCAAGTCCAATCCAGTTCACAAGAAAATTCCTGTGCTCATACACAATGGAAAACCAATTGCAGAATCACTTGTCATTCTTGAATACATAGATGAGACCTGGAAAAACAATCCCATCTTGCCCGAAAACCCTTACGATCGAGCTATTGCTCGTTTCTGGGCTAAATTCATCGATGAAAAG ATCGTTCAAACAGCTTCAAAGTTCAGGTCAGCCAACGAGGAAGAGAAAGAGCAGATCCTTGAAGAACTTGGTGAGCAGCTGAAGGTTATTGAGAAGGAGTTAGAAGGGAAGGAATTTTTTGGAGGTGAGAGCATTGGATACGTAGATGTTGTGGCCTTTTTGTTAGTGTATTCGTTCCAAGTGCGTCAAGAAGTTATGCAGAAAGATTGGATCAATGAAGAGAAGTTTCCAGTTTTATGCAAGTGGATGGGAAAGCTCCATGAAATAGATGTTGTCAATCAGTGCCTGCCTCCGAAAGACAAACATTACGCTTATCTCAGAGCTCGAATTGAGGCTGCAAAATCTGCCTCCAAATAA
- the LOC110608752 gene encoding glutathione S-transferase U7: MNGEVKLLGTWASPFSHRMKLALKLKGIQYEYIEQGLSNKSLLLLRSNPVHKKIPVFLHNGKPIAESLVILEYIDETWQNNLFLPKEPRHRAIARFWAAFVDQKILQTALKGSAATGEEKEHIMEEIGEQLRLLENQLKENDFFGGEGVGYLDIVAFSVLYFFQIRHEVMRIELISEEKFPVLWKWMGKLSEIDGIKESLPPRDKRFAYTVDASKSAVK, translated from the exons ATGAATGGAGAAGTGAAGCTGCTGGGCACATGGGCTAGTCCTTTCAGTCACAGAATGAAACTAGCCCTGAAGCTAAAAGGAATACAGTACGAGTACATAGAACAAGGTTTGTCCAACAAGAGCCTCTTGCTTCTCAGGTCTAATCCAGTTCATAAGAAAATTCCAGTTTTCTTACACAACGGGAAACCCATTGCAGAATCACTTGTGATTCTTGAATACATCGATGAGACCTGGCAAAATAATCTTTTCTTGCCTAAAGAACCCCGCCACCGAGCCATAGCACGTTTCTGGGCTGCATTTGTAGACCAAAAG ATCTTGCAGACAGCTCTGAAGGGTAGTGCAGCCACAGGAGAGGAGAAAGAGCATATCATGGAAGAAATTGGTGAACAACTGAGGCTGCTAGAGAACCAGCTCAAAGAAAATGATTTCTTTGGAGGTGAAGGTGTTGGATACCTAGATATTGTGGCGTTTTCTGTATTATATTTCTTTCAAATACGTCATGAAGTTATGCGAATAGAGTTGATCAGTGAAGAGAAATTTCCAGTTTTATGGAAATGGATGGGAAAGCTGAGTGAGATAGATGGAATCAAAGAATCCCTGCCTCCAAGAGACAAACGTTTTGCTTACACTGTAGATGCTTCAAAGTCTGCTGTCAAATAA